In Deferribacteraceae bacterium V6Fe1, one genomic interval encodes:
- a CDS encoding ROK family protein has protein sequence MSDIFLGNDKKILVFDIGGTNIKCGLFDSNGTLISSDKVYTPKSYEDLIELIKGRCVEYNVNFVSLGVPGTVNYKEGVVKYAPNLKYIVGKNIVEDLNVLNISSIIENDANMAALGEYFVLDYKIKNLALVTLGTGVGGGLIIDGKILRSELSVFEIGHMTIETDGYLCGCGKKGCFEAYCSKGGLEKLYFELSENRVSIGEILQLVEQKNSLAILAVNVFAKYLGIGLSNIANIFAPEVIVIGGGLSEVANYYYKSAVRVFAKNIFNAYKNNTCLVVSKLKNKAALYGGYYLLRQKYGQV, from the coding sequence TTGAGCGATATTTTCCTTGGAAACGATAAGAAAATCTTGGTTTTTGATATAGGCGGCACTAATATCAAATGCGGTCTTTTTGACAGCAACGGCACACTTATATCATCCGATAAAGTTTATACGCCAAAAAGTTACGAAGATTTGATAGAGCTGATAAAGGGCAGGTGTGTTGAATACAATGTCAACTTTGTAAGTTTGGGAGTCCCCGGCACTGTAAATTATAAAGAAGGTGTAGTGAAATACGCTCCCAATCTAAAATATATTGTTGGTAAAAATATTGTTGAAGATTTAAATGTATTAAATATCAGTTCAATAATTGAAAATGATGCAAATATGGCTGCTTTGGGTGAATATTTTGTGTTAGATTATAAGATTAAAAATTTAGCCTTAGTTACCCTTGGTACAGGTGTCGGCGGTGGCTTGATTATAGACGGTAAAATTTTAAGAAGCGAATTAAGTGTTTTCGAAATAGGGCATATGACTATAGAAACAGACGGCTATTTATGCGGGTGTGGCAAAAAAGGGTGTTTTGAGGCGTATTGTTCTAAAGGTGGTCTTGAAAAATTATATTTTGAGCTTAGTGAAAATAGAGTTTCGATAGGTGAAATATTGCAACTGGTAGAGCAAAAAAATAGTTTGGCTATTTTGGCTGTAAATGTTTTTGCAAAATATCTTGGAATCGGTTTGTCTAATATTGCAAATATATTTGCTCCTGAAGTAATAGTTATCGGCGGAGGATTATCGGAAGTAGCAAACTATTATTATAAAAGTGCCGTTAGAGTATTTGCAAAAAATATTTTTAATGCTTATAAAAACAACACGTGTCTTGTTGTTTCAAAGCTCAAAAATAAAGCCGCTCTTTATGGCGGTTATTATCTTTTGAGGCAAAAATATGGACAAGTTTAA
- a CDS encoding DNA photolyase, with protein sequence MIYVESKALNTKIVELLNNKNISYDIVDSDAEFEDSKSNIFITSSRGTFLRPCPATKIYRCCHYHVFDIMEGCPFDCSYCILQSYLNHEYIKIFADTDSIKEELSTLDKKGRFRVGTGELSDSLALDNIFEFSKFFAPIVNNLENIQFEFKTKSANIMNLLNLNPKNLLVSFSLNTEFIASNEEHRAASIDDRIKAAKTLTEYGYKVAFHFDPIVIYPDAFVDYEKIINRLVNEIDERYIEFVSLSTFRCIPSLIDKVREKFDRSILTKYSYISGLDGKFRYFKPERLEILNFVYKNIRKNWQNVFVYFCMEHATVWNKIIGFDPGEREEFERYFPWKR encoded by the coding sequence ATGATTTATGTTGAAAGTAAAGCCTTAAATACAAAAATAGTCGAATTACTTAACAATAAAAATATTTCATACGATATTGTTGATAGTGATGCTGAGTTTGAAGATTCAAAAAGTAATATTTTTATAACTTCATCAAGGGGCACATTTTTGAGACCTTGCCCAGCCACCAAAATTTACAGATGTTGCCATTACCATGTGTTTGATATAATGGAAGGGTGTCCGTTTGACTGCTCTTACTGTATATTGCAAAGCTATTTAAATCACGAATATATAAAAATTTTTGCTGATACAGACTCTATAAAAGAAGAGCTTTCTACTCTTGATAAAAAGGGGAGATTCAGAGTTGGCACGGGAGAATTGTCAGATAGTCTTGCCCTTGATAATATTTTTGAGTTTTCCAAATTTTTTGCTCCTATTGTAAATAATCTTGAAAATATACAGTTTGAGTTTAAAACGAAGTCTGCAAACATAATGAATCTGTTAAATTTAAATCCAAAAAACTTGCTCGTATCTTTTAGTTTAAATACCGAGTTTATTGCTTCAAATGAAGAACATAGGGCAGCATCAATAGATGACAGAATCAAGGCAGCAAAAACCTTGACTGAATATGGTTATAAGGTAGCATTTCATTTTGACCCAATAGTAATTTATCCTGATGCATTTGTAGATTATGAAAAGATTATAAATAGACTTGTAAATGAAATTGACGAAAGGTATATTGAATTTGTCAGTTTATCTACTTTCAGATGTATACCTTCCTTGATTGATAAAGTAAGGGAAAAGTTTGACAGAAGTATTTTAACCAAATACAGTTACATTTCCGGGCTTGACGGTAAATTTAGATATTTCAAGCCTGAAAGATTGGAAATATTAAATTTTGTCTACAAAAATATTAGAAAAAATTGGCAAAATGTATTTGTATATTTTTGCATGGAGCACGCAACAGTTTGGAATAAAATAATCGGATTTGACCCCGGTGAGAGAGAAGAGTTTGAGCGATATTTTCCTTGGAAACGATAA
- the ftsY gene encoding signal recognition particle-docking protein FtsY: MGFFDIFKKKKGVEVKESEADLQTIEENKPSEEIIEKEEVKVEDIAEEKPVENVEPLRKEPIKEDKVSLLKRLKNGLSKTSDKIVGGMESVLLGKKVIDEDLLEELEELFISADVGVATTLKIIDKVRKDVSRKVLKNPSELKKYIKEEVFKILNVDNSLKMTDQKPYVVLVVGVNGAGKTTSIAKLAKMFKDNGLKVLLAAGDTFRAAAIEQLCIWGERVGVPVVKQTQGSDSAAVIFDAVASAKAKGFDVIIADTAGRLHTKHNLMNELAKVKRVIQKEISDAPHEVLLVLDATSGQNAVMQAKAFKSDVDVTGIVLTKLDGTAKGGVIVGIVDELGIPVKFIGFGESMEDLKPFDARNFVDALFDEKVNENN; encoded by the coding sequence ATGGGATTTTTTGATATTTTTAAAAAGAAAAAGGGTGTTGAAGTTAAAGAGAGTGAGGCTGATTTACAGACAATTGAGGAAAATAAGCCGAGTGAAGAGATTATTGAGAAAGAAGAGGTAAAGGTTGAAGATATTGCCGAAGAAAAACCTGTTGAAAATGTTGAGCCATTAAGGAAAGAGCCGATTAAAGAGGACAAAGTAAGCCTGTTAAAAAGGCTTAAAAATGGTTTGAGTAAGACTTCCGATAAAATTGTAGGGGGTATGGAGTCTGTACTTCTCGGTAAAAAGGTTATTGACGAAGATTTGTTAGAGGAGTTGGAAGAGCTTTTTATTTCTGCTGACGTTGGCGTGGCTACTACTCTTAAAATAATTGATAAAGTTAGAAAAGATGTTTCAAGGAAAGTATTGAAAAATCCTTCCGAGCTAAAGAAATACATTAAAGAAGAGGTTTTTAAAATACTCAATGTTGATAACAGCTTAAAGATGACCGATCAGAAACCGTATGTGGTGCTTGTGGTAGGGGTGAACGGTGCAGGCAAAACTACAAGCATAGCAAAACTTGCCAAAATGTTTAAGGATAACGGATTAAAAGTACTGCTTGCAGCAGGAGATACATTTAGAGCTGCTGCTATTGAGCAGCTTTGTATTTGGGGAGAAAGGGTCGGAGTGCCCGTGGTAAAACAGACTCAAGGGAGCGATTCTGCGGCAGTTATTTTTGACGCTGTTGCTTCTGCTAAAGCCAAAGGTTTTGATGTCATTATTGCTGATACGGCTGGCAGACTTCACACAAAGCATAATTTGATGAATGAGCTTGCTAAGGTTAAGAGGGTTATACAAAAAGAGATTTCTGATGCTCCTCACGAAGTATTGCTTGTGCTTGATGCTACAAGCGGTCAAAATGCCGTAATGCAAGCTAAGGCATTTAAGTCTGATGTGGATGTTACCGGTATTGTTTTAACAAAACTTGACGGGACTGCAAAAGGTGGAGTGATCGTTGGGATTGTTGATGAGCTTGGTATCCCCGTCAAATTTATCGGATTTGGGGAATCTATGGAAGATTTGAAACCGTTTGATGCGAGAAATTTTGTTGATGCCCTTTTTGATGAGAAGGTGAATGAAAATAATTAA
- a CDS encoding AAA family ATPase codes for MKFKSLYLQGFKSFVDKTVIDFPDGVTCIVGPNGSGKSNILDAIRWVFGEQSPKELRGNNMEDVIFAGSENRKPSGFAEVSLVIKDVPEDVSVKWGTLSEVMITRKYYKSGEREYLINSRKCKLKDIKEIFYDTGIGARSISIIEQGRVEKIIQATPEELRLFFEETAGVTKYKESKKEAERRLAQTKDNLNRIIDIINEVKTSMATLSDQVEKLEHYKKLKDEKELKEKIYFSNVYKIEKDKIKDLNDRINNFTIELSTEIGKFEKLRKEEYEIKSEINKLDTEKNTLNDLIIKDNANISSLESDIKILKNNLDGAENTKKHIKNEIENSKNKLKELSENKETLIAEINNFENEFEELNNQLQDLNNELEELTYQKENYEEELVELESRFLEYTESITNKRNEIYKCETEIDRIEKDLTNLEKEYLDLESKKSAAKEGYEKSLKNKESIADELNILEENLKNYNESLSNYKQTREKLVKELNSVNMELSSLTSKRDTLVSQLSTELYGSQKGSVSIDLFKPRLFLEIANQLDESFGKIYGDLIVFDAEKKVEVLANIKNIAISMKFIFSDEVEDFIKNLTLANYEQHSENIIKVGNIYHKIGSDNKSKIIIELKSQIADIEKRLKLLENSKDDIQRNIHNTDTNLEDLSDKISKLSSLKQEYDRKMINFENAVVNFEKELKNIQERSGIILSEKEFNKKELNVRKTNLKKLRDELDIIGDGQKSIDAEKEDIEEKIEFYQSKIDDLKDEISSIKANSMVVNERLKSHKKSLHLIEREISNTSSNISNLKSRLEKLLTVNITSWNASIEEKTQLLKEANIKRLKNEEKKQFIINKMEELKQELDKVLEKVEKSNSNIKSIESNKSMLEITIAECRQHIMSVREQFLDKFNIEIDTIYNDFVEEDFKQNKLKNEIKLLENEIENLGPLNMAAENEYKEIKERYEFLVGQKEDLENAYSSINDIINEIDKNTIKNFTDTFYMVNENFVKVFKILFGEGKAELKLTDPENMLNTGVEIFVQPPGKKLQNMNLLSGGEKAMIACTLIFAMFLCKPTPFCFLDEIDAPLDDANVERFCKIVRTLSENTQFVIITHNQKTMASADSLYGITMQEPGVSKVISVRLS; via the coding sequence ATGAAGTTTAAGAGCTTATATTTGCAAGGCTTTAAGTCATTTGTAGATAAAACTGTAATAGATTTTCCCGATGGCGTTACATGTATTGTAGGTCCAAATGGGAGCGGTAAAAGTAATATCTTGGATGCCATTAGGTGGGTCTTTGGTGAGCAAAGCCCCAAAGAGCTTAGGGGCAATAACATGGAAGATGTTATTTTTGCAGGGTCTGAAAACAGAAAACCGTCCGGCTTTGCCGAAGTCTCTTTAGTCATAAAAGATGTGCCTGAGGATGTGTCTGTTAAGTGGGGCACATTGTCTGAAGTAATGATTACAAGAAAGTATTACAAATCCGGTGAAAGGGAATATCTTATAAACTCCAGAAAATGTAAATTAAAAGATATTAAAGAGATTTTTTATGATACGGGTATCGGTGCGAGGAGCATTTCAATAATCGAGCAAGGGCGAGTAGAAAAGATAATTCAGGCGACACCGGAAGAGTTAAGATTATTCTTTGAGGAAACTGCGGGTGTTACAAAGTACAAAGAGAGCAAAAAGGAAGCAGAAAGGCGACTTGCTCAAACTAAAGACAACTTAAACAGGATTATTGACATCATTAACGAAGTAAAAACCTCAATGGCAACTCTTTCAGACCAAGTGGAAAAGTTGGAGCATTATAAAAAATTAAAAGATGAAAAAGAGTTAAAAGAAAAAATATACTTTAGTAATGTCTATAAAATCGAGAAGGATAAAATTAAAGATCTAAATGACAGAATAAATAACTTTACTATTGAATTGTCAACTGAGATTGGAAAATTTGAAAAACTGAGAAAAGAAGAATATGAAATTAAGAGCGAAATTAATAAATTAGATACTGAGAAAAATACATTAAACGATTTGATAATTAAGGATAATGCAAACATAAGCTCATTGGAAAGCGATATCAAAATTTTAAAAAACAACCTTGATGGTGCTGAAAATACGAAAAAACATATTAAAAATGAAATAGAAAATTCCAAAAATAAATTAAAAGAACTGTCTGAAAACAAAGAGACACTTATTGCTGAAATCAATAACTTTGAAAATGAATTTGAAGAGCTAAATAATCAGCTCCAAGATTTAAATAATGAGCTCGAAGAGCTTACTTATCAAAAAGAAAATTATGAAGAAGAATTGGTTGAACTTGAAAGCAGGTTTCTTGAATATACGGAGTCAATTACAAATAAGCGGAACGAAATCTACAAGTGTGAAACAGAAATTGATCGTATTGAAAAAGACTTGACTAATCTTGAAAAAGAATACCTTGATTTGGAATCTAAAAAAAGTGCTGCCAAAGAGGGTTATGAAAAATCTCTGAAAAATAAGGAAAGTATTGCCGACGAATTAAATATTTTGGAAGAAAATCTTAAAAATTATAATGAGTCTTTGTCAAATTACAAACAAACCAGAGAAAAGCTTGTTAAAGAGTTAAACAGTGTCAATATGGAGTTATCATCCCTTACCTCAAAAAGGGACACATTGGTATCTCAGCTAAGCACGGAGCTTTACGGCAGCCAAAAAGGGAGCGTTAGTATAGATTTATTTAAGCCAAGGTTATTTTTGGAGATTGCAAACCAACTTGATGAAAGTTTTGGAAAGATATATGGCGATTTGATAGTTTTTGATGCAGAAAAAAAGGTCGAGGTACTTGCAAATATTAAAAATATTGCTATTTCAATGAAATTTATTTTCTCTGATGAAGTGGAAGATTTCATAAAAAACCTTACATTGGCAAATTATGAGCAACATTCTGAAAATATTATAAAAGTCGGCAACATTTATCATAAAATCGGCAGTGATAATAAGAGTAAAATTATCATTGAATTGAAGTCACAAATTGCGGATATAGAAAAAAGGCTTAAGTTGTTGGAAAATTCAAAGGATGATATTCAAAGAAATATTCATAACACCGATACAAACTTAGAAGATTTGTCGGATAAAATAAGCAAATTATCTTCCTTGAAACAGGAATATGACAGAAAAATGATTAATTTTGAAAATGCAGTTGTTAACTTTGAAAAAGAGTTAAAAAACATACAAGAGAGAAGCGGGATTATTTTAAGTGAAAAAGAGTTTAATAAGAAAGAGTTAAATGTAAGAAAAACCAATCTTAAAAAACTTAGGGATGAGCTTGATATAATCGGTGACGGACAGAAGAGTATAGATGCCGAGAAAGAGGATATTGAGGAAAAAATTGAATTTTATCAATCAAAAATTGATGATTTAAAGGATGAAATTTCTTCCATAAAGGCCAACTCAATGGTTGTTAATGAAAGGTTAAAATCCCATAAAAAATCGCTACACTTAATTGAAAGGGAGATTTCAAACACTTCTTCAAATATTTCAAACTTAAAAAGCAGGCTTGAGAAATTATTGACTGTCAATATTACAAGTTGGAACGCATCCATAGAGGAAAAAACACAACTTTTAAAAGAAGCAAACATTAAAAGACTGAAAAATGAAGAGAAAAAACAATTTATTATTAATAAAATGGAAGAGCTAAAGCAAGAGCTTGACAAGGTACTTGAGAAGGTGGAGAAATCAAATTCAAATATCAAATCCATAGAATCCAACAAAAGTATGCTTGAAATAACCATTGCAGAGTGCAGGCAGCATATTATGTCTGTCAGAGAGCAGTTTTTGGATAAATTTAATATTGAGATAGATACGATTTATAATGACTTTGTAGAGGAAGACTTTAAGCAAAACAAATTGAAAAATGAAATAAAACTTCTTGAGAATGAAATTGAAAATTTGGGCCCGTTAAATATGGCTGCCGAAAATGAATATAAAGAGATAAAAGAACGTTACGAATTTTTGGTTGGTCAAAAAGAAGACCTTGAAAATGCATATTCCTCAATAAATGACATTATTAACGAGATTGATAAGAATACTATAAAAAATTTTACCGATACATTTTATATGGTAAACGAAAACTTTGTAAAGGTGTTTAAAATCCTTTTTGGAGAAGGGAAAGCTGAGTTAAAACTTACCGACCCTGAAAATATGCTTAACACTGGAGTGGAAATTTTTGTGCAGCCTCCTGGTAAAAAGCTTCAAAATATGAATCTGTTATCGGGCGGGGAAAAGGCGATGATTGCATGTACCCTTATATTTGCAATGTTTTTGTGTAAGCCTACACCATTTTGTTTCTTGGATGAGATTGATGCCCCTCTGGACGATGCCAACGTAGAAAGATTTTGCAAGATTGTAAGGACGTTATCGGAAAATACACAGTTTGTTATTATTACACACAACCAAAAGACTATGGCATCAGCCGACTCTTTGTATGGTATTACGATGCAGGAGCCTGGTGTGTCAAAAGTTATCTCGGTAAGGTTAAGTTAG
- a CDS encoding PBP1A family penicillin-binding protein yields the protein MKIFKIFIVICFTIFLISSLSVLVYIYKLSSELPSIKQLKDYSYKTPTLIYDRKGRLIGELGKERRYPVKFEQIPLYLKQAVIAVEDSRFYEHGGVDFLGILRAFFTNIKAGRVVEGGSTLTQQLVKVIYLTPERKLKRKVKEAILAYKIDNYLSKDKILEIYLNEVYFGRGAYGVEAAARNYFGKSVSELTLSEAALIAGLPKAPGIYAPHISLKKSLVRRDHVLYRMYEEGYLTEKEYEAAKLDEIKIIPNIPDKILSAPYFIDFIRSYINDKLGLDLYDKGYKVNTTLDVDFQNIAEKAITGNLFDLSKRQGYFGVIGNMSEENIEEKINKIKYIERYGLKIVKVTDVDRKYADFVSVDNSSDNFLKGRIELIKNRWAKPYGSDMRLLDDMRKIIRNDDVILVQETANGNYLLAQEPKAESALLSMIPQTGEVLSMVGGFDYSKSMFNRATQARRQVGSLFKPIVYTAALESGMNINTQILDAPVIMDTGEEGKYWKPENFEQEFYGFTTLRQALTKSRNIVTIKVAEKIGIDRIISYAKKFGITTDFQRDLSVSIGSGAISLLEMVTAFSVFPNMGEYVEPVFVKSIEDYNGNIVYEVNEQVKYQAIKPETAQIMTDTLINVVENGTGRKAKFINRFIGGKTGTTNDYKDAWFIGFLPNLTIGVWTGFDDFQSLGRLETGGRASLPAWIDYVVGILPEVEFDVFKSTDNVSYVKVDKETGQITESIMDEFEFLPFDNTRIGELSENRM from the coding sequence ATGAAGATATTTAAGATATTTATTGTAATTTGTTTTACGATTTTTTTGATAAGTTCACTGTCTGTGTTGGTGTATATTTATAAACTGAGCAGTGAGCTACCATCGATAAAACAGCTTAAGGATTATTCTTATAAGACCCCTACTTTAATTTACGACAGAAAGGGTAGGTTGATAGGGGAGCTTGGAAAGGAGAGACGTTACCCTGTCAAATTTGAGCAGATACCACTTTATCTCAAACAAGCCGTTATTGCCGTAGAAGATAGCAGATTTTATGAACATGGCGGTGTGGATTTTTTAGGCATACTAAGAGCATTTTTTACCAATATAAAAGCGGGTAGGGTAGTTGAGGGGGGCAGCACTCTGACTCAACAGCTTGTAAAGGTAATTTATCTGACCCCTGAGAGAAAGTTAAAGAGAAAGGTAAAAGAAGCAATTTTGGCGTATAAGATAGATAATTATCTTAGCAAAGATAAAATTTTGGAAATATATTTAAATGAAGTTTATTTTGGCAGGGGGGCATACGGAGTAGAGGCTGCCGCACGGAACTATTTCGGCAAATCTGTTTCCGAGCTGACATTGTCTGAAGCTGCCCTTATCGCAGGTCTGCCTAAAGCACCCGGGATTTATGCGCCACACATTAGCTTGAAAAAATCTTTGGTGAGAAGGGACCATGTGCTGTATAGGATGTATGAAGAGGGGTATCTGACTGAAAAAGAGTATGAAGCTGCTAAGTTGGATGAGATAAAAATAATTCCGAATATCCCCGATAAGATTTTATCTGCTCCTTATTTTATAGATTTTATAAGAAGTTATATAAATGACAAGCTTGGTTTGGATTTATATGACAAGGGGTACAAGGTTAATACGACCCTTGATGTAGATTTTCAAAATATTGCAGAAAAGGCAATTACAGGCAACTTGTTTGATTTATCAAAGCGCCAAGGTTACTTTGGAGTAATCGGGAATATGTCTGAAGAAAATATAGAAGAAAAGATAAATAAGATTAAATATATAGAAAGGTATGGACTTAAAATTGTCAAGGTGACAGATGTCGATAGAAAATATGCGGATTTTGTATCTGTTGACAATTCTTCTGATAATTTTCTTAAAGGAAGAATAGAGCTTATAAAAAATAGATGGGCTAAGCCATATGGCTCGGATATGCGGCTTTTGGATGATATGCGAAAGATTATTAGAAATGATGATGTCATCCTTGTGCAGGAAACAGCCAATGGAAATTATCTGCTGGCTCAGGAGCCAAAAGCAGAGAGTGCTCTTTTATCTATGATTCCCCAAACAGGAGAAGTATTGAGCATGGTGGGGGGCTTTGATTATTCAAAGTCAATGTTTAACAGAGCAACTCAGGCAAGAAGGCAGGTTGGAAGTCTTTTTAAACCGATAGTATATACTGCGGCACTTGAAAGTGGTATGAATATAAATACCCAAATATTAGATGCACCGGTTATAATGGATACCGGTGAGGAAGGCAAATATTGGAAGCCAGAAAACTTTGAGCAGGAATTTTATGGATTTACTACACTAAGACAGGCACTTACCAAATCAAGAAATATTGTTACGATAAAAGTGGCCGAAAAGATAGGTATCGATAGGATTATAAGTTATGCCAAAAAATTTGGTATAACTACCGATTTTCAAAGGGATTTATCAGTAAGTATAGGCTCAGGGGCAATCTCTTTACTTGAAATGGTGACTGCTTTTTCTGTTTTTCCAAATATGGGTGAATATGTTGAGCCTGTATTTGTAAAATCCATAGAAGATTATAATGGCAATATTGTTTATGAGGTTAATGAGCAGGTAAAATATCAGGCTATAAAGCCTGAGACCGCCCAGATAATGACGGATACTCTTATAAATGTTGTTGAAAACGGTACCGGTAGAAAAGCCAAATTTATTAACAGATTTATCGGTGGGAAAACAGGCACTACAAACGATTATAAAGATGCATGGTTTATCGGATTTTTACCAAACTTAACAATAGGTGTGTGGACCGGATTTGATGATTTTCAATCACTTGGAAGGCTTGAGACAGGGGGCAGGGCTTCTTTGCCTGCTTGGATAGATTATGTGGTAGGTATACTCCCGGAAGTGGAGTTTGACGTTTTTAAATCAACAGACAATGTAAGCTATGTAAAGGTTGATAAGGAGACAGGTCAGATTACCGAAAGCATTATGGATGAGTTTGAATTTTTACCGTTTGACAATACCAGAATAGGCGAGTTGTCAGAAAATAGAATGTAG
- the uvrB gene encoding excinuclease ABC subunit UvrB, which produces MDKFKLVTEYSPSGDQPEAIKSLVKNFRNRLNRQVLLGVTGSGKTFTMANVIEQLNVPTLIIAHNKTLAAQLYGEFKNFFPDNAVEYFVSYYDYYQPEAYMPQTDTYIEKDSSINEEIDKLRHSATRSLLERRDVIIVASVSCIYGLGSPEAYHGMLVSVEVRDDVGIDEILQKLVEIKYDRNDYDFHRGSFRVKGDTLEVFPSHEDKLAYRIEFFGDEIDRISEFDPLTGQTIQTRPKIAIYPNTHYVTSKVTVDDAIRQIKADLLERVSYFEKENKLLEAQRLSQRTMFDIEMIKETGYCNGIENYSRYFEGRLPGEPPPTLLSYLPKDALVIIDESHMTIPQIRGMYNGDRSRKTTLVEFGFRLPAALDNRPLRFEEFYERVNKVLYVSATPAEFELEDSKGVIVEQIIRPTGLVDPEIDIRPARNQVDDVYSEIVKTVEKGDRVLVTTLTKRMAEDLTAYLKDLNIRVEYLHSDIDTLERVKIIKGLREGEFDVLIGINLLREGLDMPEVSLVAVLDADKEGFLRSDRALIQTIGRAARNVDGRAIFYADKMTGSILRAYNETKRRREKQLEYNKAHNITPETIKSKMNDILVSIYEKDYVTIPKKGEVDIELTGNAKKDIETLEKEMYKASENLDFEKAAKIRDILFEYRMKS; this is translated from the coding sequence ATGGACAAGTTTAAATTAGTTACGGAATACAGCCCAAGCGGTGACCAACCGGAAGCGATTAAAAGCCTTGTCAAAAATTTTAGAAATAGATTAAACAGACAGGTGCTTTTAGGGGTAACCGGCTCAGGTAAGACATTTACTATGGCTAATGTTATAGAGCAGCTAAATGTCCCCACTCTCATTATTGCTCATAATAAAACTTTGGCGGCACAGCTTTACGGTGAATTTAAAAACTTTTTCCCTGACAATGCGGTAGAGTATTTTGTGAGTTATTACGACTACTATCAGCCTGAAGCCTATATGCCGCAGACAGATACATATATTGAAAAAGATTCATCCATAAATGAAGAGATTGATAAGCTGAGACATTCGGCTACAAGAAGTCTGCTTGAGCGAAGAGATGTGATTATAGTTGCAAGTGTATCATGTATTTACGGGTTGGGTTCACCGGAAGCTTACCATGGGATGCTTGTTTCTGTAGAGGTTAGGGATGATGTTGGGATTGATGAAATCCTTCAAAAATTGGTTGAAATAAAATACGACAGAAATGATTATGATTTTCATAGAGGTTCATTTAGAGTTAAAGGTGATACTTTGGAGGTATTCCCCTCCCATGAGGATAAACTTGCTTACAGAATAGAGTTTTTTGGGGATGAGATAGACAGAATATCCGAATTTGACCCTCTAACGGGGCAAACAATACAAACAAGACCTAAAATTGCTATTTATCCAAACACTCATTATGTTACAAGCAAGGTAACGGTAGATGATGCAATCAGGCAGATTAAAGCAGATTTGCTTGAAAGGGTATCTTACTTTGAAAAAGAGAATAAATTGCTTGAAGCTCAGAGGCTTTCTCAAAGGACTATGTTTGATATTGAAATGATAAAAGAGACCGGATATTGCAACGGGATTGAAAATTATTCAAGATATTTTGAAGGGAGACTGCCGGGTGAGCCGCCCCCTACACTGTTAAGTTATTTGCCGAAAGATGCTCTTGTGATAATTGACGAATCCCACATGACTATTCCTCAAATCAGAGGGATGTATAACGGGGACAGGTCGAGGAAAACAACTTTGGTAGAGTTTGGTTTTAGACTTCCGGCTGCCCTCGATAACAGACCTTTAAGATTTGAAGAATTTTACGAAAGAGTTAATAAAGTGCTCTATGTCAGTGCTACCCCTGCTGAATTTGAATTGGAAGATTCAAAAGGTGTGATTGTTGAGCAGATTATACGCCCCACAGGGCTTGTTGATCCCGAGATAGATATTAGACCGGCAAGAAATCAAGTTGATGACGTTTACTCGGAAATAGTGAAAACGGTAGAGAAGGGGGATAGGGTATTGGTTACTACCCTTACAAAAAGGATGGCTGAAGATTTGACAGCATATTTGAAAGATTTGAATATTAGGGTAGAATACTTGCATTCGGATATCGACACTCTTGAGCGTGTTAAAATTATCAAAGGTCTTAGAGAAGGGGAGTTTGATGTATTAATAGGTATAAATCTTTTAAGGGAAGGGCTTGATATGCCGGAGGTAAGCCTTGTGGCAGTGCTGGATGCGGATAAGGAAGGATTTTTAAGGTCTGACAGAGCTTTAATTCAGACAATCGGCAGGGCGGCAAGGAATGTTGATGGAAGAGCTATATTTTATGCAGATAAGATGACCGGGTCGATATTAAGAGCCTACAATGAAACAAAGAGGAGAAGGGAGAAACAGTTGGAATATAACAAAGCTCACAACATAACCCCTGAAACCATCAAAAGTAAAATGAATGATATACTTGTGAGTATTTATGAAAAAGATTATGTAACTATCCCTAAAAAGGGTGAAGTTGATATTGAGCTTACTGGAAATGCCAAAAAAGATATTGAGACTCTTGAAAAAGAGATGTATAAAGCATCTGAAAATCTTGATTTTGAAAAAGCTGCAAAAATAAGAGATATTCTTTTTGAATACAGGATGAAGAGTTAG